The Trueperaceae bacterium genome includes a window with the following:
- a CDS encoding NUDIX domain-containing protein gives MSRRHPDRPSRARDADASTVAGAGGVVFGPGGKVLLLRHGSGHWVFPKGHVEQGETQLQAALREVAEEAGVRARCDHPKRTWTTYYRNPRGVHRLITWYRCEAEDTSTNVTEEAFVAGGFYPPAEAFELLTHRTDRDLLRRVLNEGERSA, from the coding sequence ATGTCACGCCGCCACCCCGATCGACCCTCTAGAGCGCGCGACGCGGACGCCTCGACGGTCGCGGGCGCGGGCGGTGTGGTCTTCGGACCCGGCGGGAAGGTACTCCTCCTGAGGCATGGTAGCGGCCATTGGGTGTTCCCGAAGGGGCACGTCGAGCAGGGCGAGACGCAACTGCAAGCCGCACTCAGGGAGGTAGCCGAGGAGGCCGGCGTGCGCGCGCGCTGCGACCACCCGAAGCGCACCTGGACGACCTACTACCGCAACCCGCGGGGCGTGCACCGCCTCATAACCTGGTACCGCTGCGAGGCGGAGGACACGTCGACCAACGTCACGGAGGAAGCGTTCGTGGCGGGGGGCTTCTACCCGCCCGCGGAAGCGTTCGAGCTCCTGACGCACCGGACCGACCGCGACCTCCTCAGGCGCGTCCTGAACGAGGGGGAGCGAAGCGCGTGA